One window from the genome of Diospyros lotus cultivar Yz01 chromosome 11, ASM1463336v1, whole genome shotgun sequence encodes:
- the LOC127812469 gene encoding 14.7 kDa heat shock protein: protein MASKAAMSVPLFLAKLLRHQQTRLPAAPFASATRAISTGGNPFLRSGEVGACRVEKAENECYMRVDVPGVGEDDIRVWSEPGFIYFYGRDGKLPAYNYDGRFFGGSISFNPDQYDSAGIRSEVRNGVLWLVVPRLRKD from the coding sequence ATGGCGTCCAAGGCGGCAATGAGCGTCCCGTTGTTCCTAGCCAAGCTCCTCCGCCACCAGCAAACACGGCTGCCGGCGGCACCGTTCGCCTCAGCCACCCGGGCGATATCCACAGGCGGGAACCCATTTCTGAGGAGCGGAGAAGTGGGGGCGTGCAGGGTGGAGAAGGCGGAGAATGAGTGCTACATGAGGGTAGACGTGCCGGGAGTCGGGGAAGACGACATCAGAGTGTGGTCGGAGCCGGGCTTCATTTACTTCTACGGCAGAGACGGCAAGCTCCCCGCCTACAACTATGACGGCAGGTTCTTCGGAGGTTCCATCAGCTTCAACCCTGACCAATACGATTCCGCCGGAATTAGGTCGGAGGTTAGGAACGGAGTGCTTTGGCTGGTGGTGCCTAGGTTGAGGAAGGATTGA